In the genome of Fervidobacterium nodosum Rt17-B1, the window GGTCCATCTCCTCCACCACTTGCATATAATTTGTATTCAACATATTCTTTCGCATTTGCTGGTGTTGTAAGATTAAGATATGGTGGATCAAGTTCAGGTATAGTATCTGATGGAGGGTTCACATAGTCACCAAATGGAATAATTGCGATTTGAACGTCCATTCCACTTTCAGAGAGCGTATTTGCAAAGTCAATAATACTGTTTTTAAGACCATCTATAGCATTCTCCATACTTCCTGTCACATCTAATATGACTGCTATATCAATCTTTTTAGCTATGGAAGATTCTTTGTAAAGCATGAAACCTTGTTCTTTATTGTCTTCAAAAACTCTCAGATTGGCTGCTGAAATCTCTGAGATATCTGGTAAAGATATACGAAACTTAACATATTCAGGTACAGCTATTGGTAGCAATGAAGGATTTAAATCTATGCTACCGTATATTTCACCTTCAGAATAAGTTGCAATAGAAGGTTTTGTCGTGCCTATAGGATCCGGCGGTATTATACTTGGTGCTGTTGATATATTTGAGCAGCTGTATAAAAATATTATTAAAAGTACTGCAAGTAAAATACCATTTAAGATTTTCTTCATGTCAGCTCACCTCCTAAAATCCAATGCCTATGCCAGCCGTTACAGCATAGATGCCAAGTGTTTGGAAAGAAGTAGTTAAAGTTGTCATACCTTCGATGAAGAAAACTATTCCACTGCCAAATCTAAGCCCCACTTTTGCATGGAAAAGTTCGTAAGAATAGATTGCAAAATCCGTTTTGACGATATCAAAAATAATAATTGGTGCGGTTCCTGCATAGATTAAAGTTGTTCCTATCGGTATGCCAATGTACAGATATGGGTCTAGCTCTACAAACTGAATCTGTGTGAAATCAAGTTCTTGTACCTGTTCAAAAGTTGACAAAGGATAGTAAGCTTCCAACATTAGAGAGATTCCGGCTGAAAGTGTACCAACCCTTGCACCTATGTACGGTCTGTTCTTTCCACTCAGTTCCATACCACCTAACACTGATAGTTCAAAGCTCATTGCTAAAACAAATCCCAAGATCAAAAAACTAAGCACAAGTATCTTTTTCATATTTTCACCTCCAGTGTGACTCATAGATATATGTTTGACACTGTATGTAACTTCTTAGTTCATTTTTGTTTATGAATATTTAACTTCGTTTATTTCTTTTTTTTACATTAAGATATGTTAAGTAAAAAAAACAGGTTCCTGACAAAAGTCAGGAACCTGTTTTTGGGTATTTTGAATATTTATTCAATTTTAATTTCCAATGCAGGTTTCTCTTCCTTTTTCTTTGGCATTTCTAATGTAAGGACACCGTCGTTGTATTTTGCCGAAATGTTTTTAACATCTACGTAATCTGGTATGATGAATGCCCTTTCGAATTTTCCAAAGCTTCTTTCAACGATTCTGTAGTTTCTACCTTTTTCGTCTCTTTCTGTTTTCTTTTCACCAGATATCTT includes:
- a CDS encoding Hsp20/alpha crystallin family protein; this encodes MLARRDYFFEPFMELQKEVDRLFNEFMRPLKTDFEFYPRVDAYETEDKVVLELELPGVKKDELKVTVEDGVLKISGEKKTERDEKGRNYRIVERSFGKFERAFIIPDYVDVKNISAKYNDGVLTLEMPKKKEEKPALEIKIE
- a CDS encoding vWA domain-containing protein, which translates into the protein MKKILNGILLAVLLIIFLYSCSNISTAPSIIPPDPIGTTKPSIATYSEGEIYGSIDLNPSLLPIAVPEYVKFRISLPDISEISAANLRVFEDNKEQGFMLYKESSIAKKIDIAVILDVTGSMENAIDGLKNSIIDFANTLSESGMDVQIAIIPFGDYVNPPSDTIPELDPPYLNLTTPANAKEYVEYKLYASGGGDGPENPYDAIYVAAKELTWRSDAQKFMILITDAPAHYPDDYSDYAHYSKNDLKPLLKGYFTLHSVLVPSWRYFPDTSDFSSPDDVRELSTTTGGLIQYTDYSGNVDLSALGIIEYIESSWIVAFESNSSVEKHTIEVFFEKGEIKRYLKLENVEY